From Deltaproteobacteria bacterium, the proteins below share one genomic window:
- a CDS encoding response regulator, whose protein sequence is MNEKVSLNGTRILIVDDEPDILDTLEELLSDCDVSRASTFEEAREALETRYFDMVILDIMGVDGYRLLDIAAKKKITAVMLTGHALSPEDTAKSYKKGASYYVPKDRLADIRTHLQDVIEAREKGESPWSRWLNRFSSFYERKFGPDWLNRDKEFWDQFVERYRMW, encoded by the coding sequence ATGAATGAAAAGGTATCCCTGAATGGCACGAGAATCCTCATCGTGGACGATGAGCCGGATATCCTGGACACCCTGGAGGAATTGCTTTCCGATTGTGACGTGTCCCGGGCCTCCACCTTCGAAGAGGCAAGGGAGGCCCTGGAGACCCGGTACTTTGATATGGTGATCCTGGATATCATGGGGGTGGACGGGTATCGGTTGCTGGATATCGCTGCGAAGAAGAAGATCACGGCTGTTATGCTCACTGGCCACGCCTTGAGTCCCGAGGATACAGCAAAGTCTTACAAGAAGGGGGCGTCCTATTACGTTCCCAAGGATCGGCTGGCGGACATCAGGACCCATCTTCAGGATGTCATCGAGGCCCGGGAGAAGGGGGAAAGCCCTTGGTCACGGTGGCTCAACCGATTCAGTTCCTTTTATGAAAGGAAATTCGGACCGGATTGGCTGAACCGGGACAAAGAGTTCTGGGATCAGTTCGTGGAGCGCTACAGGATGTGGTGA
- a CDS encoding FAD-dependent oxidoreductase, with protein sequence MEKSTPGEIRIDTDLLVLGAGAAGCLAAYAAKERGIGRVTLVDKGALVSCGCTGAGQDHFGAHLNTGPEWDTDEAATAYYSRPGWGVGPSLVEKTFTKVVGFMLKLMEEWGVEFYKNPDGTYWRCQALGQPGPWWLMMKNGRYLKRIFARKIREAGVEVVEQVQITKLFRSPERIAGAMGFNRRTGDFHVFRAKAVVLAMGAHQSRWSTNSTRNPFNIWQNPANTGSQIVVAYNAGAKVKNLEWCTGTTLPKGFGAPGMCGFGGMGSFMRNCMEERFMQRYHELGDKAPRAFHIKAEQEEIAAGRVPLFVDSRELSDKDFEHLRDNLLSVDKHTFGDYLEQRGLDLKRDLLEVETGESSGGGNLHVDIHCESVNLKGLFGLPFSGMLSTALCGGYVAGAEAAASIEGVEAHAEISAREVREEKEAVLALREKRDGYTPKEYEDLIRQVMEHYMGHKRSLKGLNIALEKLSLIESRADELKAENFHELTRAVEALHLLKYCRLMIRSVIERKGMRGFYNLVDYPPKLDPELRDKYVVLYQVNGEQKVSFEPMKEKREVNHAA encoded by the coding sequence ATGGAAAAGTCGACTCCGGGTGAAATCAGGATCGACACGGACCTCCTGGTCCTTGGAGCGGGGGCCGCCGGCTGCTTGGCGGCTTACGCGGCAAAGGAGAGGGGGATCGGCCGTGTCACCCTGGTGGACAAGGGAGCGCTTGTTAGTTGCGGATGCACGGGAGCGGGGCAGGATCACTTCGGGGCCCACCTGAACACGGGTCCGGAGTGGGACACGGATGAAGCCGCCACCGCCTATTACAGCCGTCCGGGCTGGGGTGTCGGCCCCTCCCTGGTGGAGAAGACCTTCACGAAGGTCGTGGGGTTTATGCTCAAGCTCATGGAGGAGTGGGGCGTGGAGTTTTACAAAAACCCCGACGGCACTTACTGGCGGTGCCAGGCCCTGGGACAGCCCGGACCTTGGTGGCTCATGATGAAGAACGGCCGATACCTGAAGAGGATATTCGCCAGGAAGATCCGGGAAGCGGGCGTGGAGGTCGTGGAGCAGGTGCAGATCACGAAACTGTTTCGGAGTCCTGAGCGCATTGCCGGCGCCATGGGATTCAACAGGAGGACCGGTGACTTTCACGTTTTCAGGGCCAAGGCCGTGGTCCTGGCCATGGGGGCGCACCAATCCAGGTGGTCCACCAACTCCACGAGGAATCCATTCAATATATGGCAGAACCCCGCCAATACCGGCAGCCAGATCGTGGTGGCTTACAACGCGGGCGCCAAGGTCAAGAACCTTGAGTGGTGCACTGGAACGACCCTTCCCAAAGGTTTCGGCGCGCCGGGGATGTGCGGTTTCGGGGGAATGGGATCTTTCATGAGGAACTGCATGGAAGAGCGCTTCATGCAGAGGTACCACGAACTGGGAGACAAGGCCCCGAGGGCTTTTCATATCAAGGCCGAACAGGAGGAGATCGCCGCAGGCCGGGTTCCCTTGTTCGTGGACTCCAGGGAGCTTTCGGACAAGGACTTCGAGCACCTCCGCGACAACCTGCTCTCCGTGGACAAGCACACATTCGGGGACTACCTGGAACAGAGGGGCCTGGACCTGAAAAGGGATCTCCTGGAAGTGGAGACCGGCGAATCTTCCGGAGGCGGCAATCTCCACGTGGACATCCATTGTGAATCGGTCAACCTGAAGGGCCTTTTCGGACTTCCCTTTTCCGGGATGTTGTCCACGGCCCTTTGCGGCGGATACGTGGCCGGCGCAGAGGCGGCCGCGAGTATAGAAGGGGTTGAAGCTCACGCGGAGATCTCAGCCCGGGAGGTGAGGGAAGAAAAAGAAGCCGTTCTCGCCCTCCGGGAAAAAAGAGACGGCTATACGCCGAAAGAATACGAAGACCTGATCAGGCAGGTCATGGAACACTATATGGGTCACAAGCGGAGCCTTAAGGGACTCAACATCGCCCTCGAGAAGTTGAGCCTGATCGAGAGCAGGGCGGACGAGCTCAAGGCGGAGAATTTCCACGAGCTGACCCGAGCCGTCGAGGCCCTTCACTTGCTGAAGTACTGCCGGCTCATGATCCGCTCGGTCATCGAAAGAAAGGGGATGCGAGGGTTTTATAACCTGGTGGACTATCCCCCGAAACTCGATCCGGAACTGAGGGATAAGTATGTCGTGCTCTACCAGGTAAACGGCGAGCAGAAGGTGAGTTTCGAGCCCATGAAGGAAAAACGGGAGGTGAACCATGCCGCCTAA
- a CDS encoding AMP-binding protein yields MAEPTRITREMIETYVKRGLWDERSIVDILRQNVEERPLHEAVVDSNRRLTWKELDEVTERVAAELVRLGIERDQAVVAQLPAQVESLVLLLSCHKAGIICCFAPLTFRHSEMKHVVGTIGATAILTRVELRHTRYLEMAKEIALEVPRVRFFFVAEDEAPPGAISFRELMKTDLDGDRRREALEGRAFGPFEVSSVVLSSGTTGMPKCIEHTGASSIAAGRGVVERAKLTPEDVVGIIAPLSGGPGLQNWWAAFQVGAKVCLLERFTPGRVLEFIERERVTYLPAIPTQLIRIIKECDPDKYDLGSLRVVRTGAAAFDAAMARKTEEKMGCRVLIAGGSQETYSFAQSGVDDPPEKRFNTLGRPFPGNEIKIADEEGREVPRGVVGRMFVRGAATSSGYFGDLDATLAAWRTLGLEGWYKTGDLAKIDEDGYLVLVGREKDMIIRGGQNIYPAEIENLLLSHPKVSQAVIVGVSDSVMGERACACIVPVAGESVTFEEVVTFLKEKGLAVHKLPERLVVMDRFPQLADGQKVDKISLKKVVMERIQEES; encoded by the coding sequence ATGGCTGAACCCACGAGAATTACACGAGAGATGATCGAGACATATGTGAAGAGAGGGCTGTGGGATGAAAGGAGCATCGTCGATATTCTGAGGCAAAACGTGGAGGAAAGGCCTCTCCACGAAGCCGTTGTCGATTCCAACAGGCGGCTTACCTGGAAGGAACTCGACGAGGTGACGGAAAGGGTGGCGGCGGAGCTCGTCCGCCTCGGCATCGAGCGGGACCAGGCCGTCGTGGCTCAACTGCCCGCCCAAGTGGAGTCTCTGGTTCTGCTCCTTTCATGCCACAAGGCTGGAATCATCTGTTGTTTCGCACCCCTGACCTTCAGGCACAGCGAGATGAAACACGTCGTGGGGACCATTGGGGCCACGGCCATACTGACACGGGTTGAACTGAGACATACCAGATATTTAGAGATGGCCAAGGAGATAGCCTTGGAAGTGCCCCGAGTGCGCTTTTTCTTCGTGGCGGAGGATGAAGCACCGCCGGGAGCGATTTCTTTCCGGGAATTGATGAAGACCGACCTTGATGGTGATCGGCGTCGGGAGGCCTTGGAGGGAAGGGCCTTTGGGCCCTTCGAGGTCTCCTCGGTGGTGTTGAGCAGCGGCACCACGGGCATGCCCAAGTGTATCGAGCATACCGGGGCCTCCTCTATAGCCGCGGGGCGGGGTGTCGTCGAGCGGGCAAAGCTCACCCCGGAGGACGTGGTCGGCATTATCGCCCCCCTTTCAGGAGGCCCGGGGTTACAGAACTGGTGGGCGGCCTTCCAGGTAGGGGCCAAGGTGTGCCTGCTCGAACGGTTTACGCCAGGGAGAGTTCTTGAATTCATCGAAAGGGAAAGGGTGACCTATCTCCCGGCGATCCCCACCCAGCTCATTCGGATCATCAAGGAGTGTGACCCGGACAAGTATGACCTGGGGTCTCTGCGGGTTGTGAGGACAGGGGCGGCCGCCTTCGATGCTGCCATGGCCCGTAAGACCGAGGAGAAGATGGGGTGCAGGGTGCTGATAGCCGGGGGATCCCAGGAGACTTACAGCTTCGCCCAGTCCGGGGTGGATGACCCGCCTGAGAAGCGTTTTAATACCCTGGGACGGCCGTTTCCCGGAAACGAGATCAAGATCGCGGATGAGGAGGGCCGGGAGGTCCCGCGGGGAGTAGTGGGCCGGATGTTCGTGAGGGGCGCGGCCACAAGCTCCGGGTACTTCGGTGACCTTGACGCCACCCTGGCCGCCTGGCGCACCCTCGGATTGGAAGGCTGGTACAAGACGGGAGATCTGGCAAAGATCGACGAAGACGGTTACCTGGTCCTCGTCGGGCGGGAGAAGGACATGATTATCAGGGGGGGGCAGAACATCTATCCGGCAGAGATCGAAAACCTGCTCCTTTCCCATCCTAAGGTTTCCCAGGCAGTTATCGTCGGCGTCTCCGACTCGGTGATGGGCGAGCGGGCCTGTGCCTGTATCGTGCCAGTGGCCGGCGAGTCGGTCACCTTTGAAGAAGTAGTCACCTTCTTGAAAGAGAAAGGCCTGGCCGTTCACAAGCTGCCGGAAAGGCTGGTGGTGATGGACCGCTTTCCCCAACTGGCGGACGGCCAGAAGGTGGACAAGATATCCCTTAAAAAGGTGGTCATGGAGAGGATTCAGGAAGAATCCTGA
- a CDS encoding reductive dehalogenase — protein sequence MIRILVILTGAALTLQALIGLSFFLSSVWERERRAAILGGLQFLVMAGVFILFLYLERLGVFRSGPGPWILLCVLLAGGIIIALLVRRTAPNKRALEGTRGLIVGEVRRQDERETVFARNRSLRPGTERYSAFYREHPEYEEFDAKRRLPGGISGPPGRIDKPHEVPNVAATLAQQVIALSLSAPERVRPNTAPPLRGKAVKISPREAALRVKGFARHMGADLVGITRVNPLWFYSNRGEIFNENWEDWGKEIPVEHEFAVVFATEMSLDMIATSPHTPTSIESNCQYAKGAAIATQLASYIANLGYSATANHFRHYEALMVPLAVDAGLGELSRMGYLVTKEFGPRVRLAAVTTNMPLVPDKPVDLGVEDFCRICKKCAVCCPSGSIPMGEQREVNGTLRWKLDAESCFEYWGKIGTGCNVCMRVCPWSHARTFPHRLIVELVSRNSLSRRLFTIMDDLFYGRIPKPRKGPEWAKFWE from the coding sequence GTGATCCGCATACTTGTCATTTTAACAGGTGCAGCTCTAACTCTCCAGGCCCTTATTGGCCTCTCCTTCTTCTTATCGTCTGTGTGGGAGAGGGAAAGGAGGGCCGCCATTCTCGGGGGACTCCAGTTCCTCGTCATGGCGGGAGTTTTCATCCTCTTTCTATACCTTGAACGACTGGGCGTTTTCCGTTCAGGCCCCGGGCCCTGGATCCTTCTATGCGTACTTCTCGCTGGGGGCATTATTATAGCCCTTCTGGTAAGGAGGACCGCTCCCAACAAGCGAGCACTTGAAGGGACGCGGGGGCTGATCGTTGGAGAGGTCCGGAGGCAGGATGAGCGTGAAACTGTCTTTGCCCGGAACCGGTCCCTTCGGCCCGGGACCGAGCGATACAGCGCCTTTTACAGGGAGCATCCCGAATACGAGGAGTTTGACGCCAAGAGAAGGTTGCCTGGAGGGATATCGGGACCCCCCGGCCGGATCGACAAACCCCACGAGGTTCCAAACGTGGCGGCTACCCTGGCGCAGCAGGTCATCGCCCTTTCTCTCTCGGCCCCCGAAAGGGTCAGGCCGAATACCGCTCCCCCATTGAGAGGGAAGGCCGTAAAAATCAGTCCGCGAGAGGCCGCGCTTCGCGTAAAGGGTTTTGCCAGGCACATGGGGGCCGATCTTGTTGGCATAACCAGGGTCAACCCCTTATGGTTCTATTCAAACCGGGGGGAAATCTTTAACGAGAACTGGGAGGACTGGGGAAAGGAGATACCCGTTGAACACGAATTCGCTGTGGTCTTCGCAACGGAGATGTCTCTCGATATGATCGCCACTTCCCCCCATACACCTACGAGCATCGAGAGCAATTGCCAGTACGCGAAGGGAGCCGCCATCGCTACCCAGCTTGCGAGTTACATCGCCAACCTCGGCTATTCCGCGACGGCCAATCATTTCCGCCACTACGAAGCCCTCATGGTCCCACTGGCGGTGGACGCCGGCCTTGGGGAATTGAGCCGCATGGGATATCTGGTCACCAAGGAATTCGGTCCCAGGGTGAGGCTTGCGGCCGTGACCACCAATATGCCCCTCGTCCCGGACAAGCCGGTTGACCTGGGGGTTGAGGATTTTTGCAGGATTTGCAAGAAGTGCGCCGTCTGTTGCCCCTCGGGCTCCATCCCCATGGGTGAGCAGAGGGAGGTCAACGGGACGCTTCGCTGGAAGCTCGACGCCGAATCCTGCTTCGAATACTGGGGAAAGATCGGAACAGGATGCAACGTCTGCATGAGGGTCTGCCCCTGGAGTCACGCCAGGACCTTCCCCCACAGGCTCATCGTTGAGCTGGTGAGTCGAAACAGCTTATCCAGGCGGCTTTTCACAATCATGGACGACCTCTTCTACGGCAGGATTCCCAAGCCCCGGAAAGGTCCGGAGTGGGCGAAGTTTTGGGAATGA
- a CDS encoding FAD-dependent oxidoreductase — translation MPPKFSKELSYPVSFETRTPREQPRTSPCEAGCPAGHAIQRTIYFIQDNRFEEALENVRAKNPFPGTCGRACFHPCEAPCNRTFFDQGLAIRALERAAFDLADREKVRRPKCRPKSGKRVAVVGSGPAGMTAAYFLTLFGHDVTVFEALPFPGGMPRFGIPDYRLPKDIPDREIEDIIVMGVKVRTHTAVGRNITFKEIMEAHDACLIATGAWREKRLDIPGKDLAVSGLDLLLRAKEGEKPMIGKKVLILGGGGVAFDYAGTARRLGADDVHIACLEPRDKMAAPEEDVRQGEQEGVILHNSKIFLRILGDGGRVTGVECQDVRAFKFSQDGRLEVKTVPGSEEILPADTVIFAVGEEPDLDFLDGAGDFRLTERGTLDVDMDTFATSVPGIFAAGDAATGPRSIAEAVGTGRKAAVSIDCYFSGKDPREIESIYFDQDGEIRTREVGKGSKGAKPAHVVCYEEIMNPDYYEKMNRVGTACLDPSEAVSGFQEINKGYDREEAVKEAGRCFHCGHCAMCGTCVDICPMDVLAMGEDGPTVAYPKECWHCGGCRINCPCGAVYYEFPLSMLI, via the coding sequence ATGCCGCCTAAATTCAGCAAGGAATTGTCCTATCCGGTCAGCTTCGAAACCCGAACGCCGAGGGAGCAACCCCGCACGTCTCCCTGTGAGGCTGGTTGTCCGGCGGGGCATGCCATACAGCGTACGATCTACTTCATTCAAGACAACAGGTTTGAAGAGGCCCTGGAAAACGTCCGGGCCAAGAACCCTTTTCCCGGCACCTGCGGGCGGGCCTGCTTTCACCCCTGCGAGGCGCCCTGCAATCGAACCTTCTTCGACCAGGGACTTGCGATCCGAGCCCTGGAGAGGGCGGCCTTTGACCTGGCCGACCGTGAAAAGGTGAGAAGACCCAAGTGCCGGCCGAAGAGCGGAAAAAGGGTGGCCGTCGTCGGATCGGGTCCCGCGGGGATGACCGCGGCCTACTTCCTGACCCTGTTCGGCCATGACGTGACGGTCTTCGAGGCCCTTCCCTTTCCCGGGGGGATGCCCAGGTTCGGTATACCCGACTATCGCCTTCCCAAGGATATCCCGGATCGGGAAATCGAGGACATCATCGTGATGGGGGTGAAGGTCAGGACCCATACGGCCGTCGGAAGGAATATCACCTTCAAGGAAATCATGGAGGCTCATGACGCCTGCCTGATCGCCACGGGTGCCTGGAGGGAGAAAAGGCTGGACATTCCTGGAAAAGACCTGGCAGTCTCGGGCCTGGATCTCCTGCTGCGGGCCAAGGAAGGGGAGAAGCCCATGATCGGAAAGAAGGTCCTGATCCTCGGGGGCGGAGGCGTGGCCTTCGATTACGCTGGAACGGCCCGACGCCTGGGGGCCGATGATGTGCATATCGCCTGTCTGGAACCCCGGGACAAGATGGCGGCGCCGGAAGAAGACGTCCGGCAAGGGGAGCAGGAAGGGGTGATTCTCCACAACTCCAAGATCTTTCTCCGGATCCTGGGCGACGGCGGAAGGGTGACCGGCGTGGAGTGCCAAGATGTCCGGGCCTTCAAGTTTTCGCAGGACGGCCGCCTTGAGGTCAAGACCGTGCCCGGGAGCGAGGAGATCCTGCCCGCGGACACGGTGATTTTTGCCGTCGGAGAGGAGCCCGACCTGGATTTTCTCGATGGTGCGGGGGATTTCAGGTTGACGGAACGGGGGACCTTGGATGTGGACATGGATACCTTCGCCACTTCGGTTCCCGGTATATTCGCGGCGGGGGATGCGGCCACCGGCCCCAGGTCTATCGCTGAGGCCGTTGGCACGGGCCGGAAGGCGGCAGTTTCCATCGATTGCTATTTTTCGGGAAAGGATCCGAGGGAGATCGAAAGCATCTACTTTGACCAGGACGGGGAAATCAGGACGAGGGAGGTCGGGAAGGGATCCAAGGGAGCGAAACCAGCCCACGTGGTGTGTTACGAAGAGATCATGAATCCCGACTACTACGAGAAGATGAACAGGGTTGGGACAGCGTGTCTGGATCCGTCCGAAGCCGTCTCAGGGTTTCAAGAAATCAACAAGGGTTATGACAGGGAAGAGGCAGTGAAGGAGGCCGGTCGTTGCTTTCATTGCGGTCACTGCGCCATGTGCGGAACATGCGTGGATATCTGCCCCATGGACGTGCTGGCCATGGGGGAGGACGGGCCCACGGTCGCCTATCCAAAGGAATGCTGGCATTGCGGGGGGTGTCGGATCAATTGCCCCTGCGGCGCGGTGTATTACGAATTTCCCCTCTCGATGCTGATCTAG